Below is a window of Betaproteobacteria bacterium DNA.
GAAAATGCAACCCGAAGAAGATGCACGTTCAAACCGGCCAAATCAACGCAGATTCGGATCGGCGGTCGCAGCTTCCGGTGCGTCATCAAGATTGAGGCGATGTGTAATGACGAACGACGGGTCGATTTCCCCCTGCTCGATCCGTTCGAGGAGCTGCTTGTGATATCGCGCGACGTGTGTTTGTCCCGTCTTGAACGTTATGCCCTTGTTCATGGCGGCGCCGAAGGGCACCTTATCGAGCAATCCAATGTATACGCCAGGGACTGAGATCGTTCCGCCCTTACGGCAACACATGATGGCTTCTCGGAGCACATGGGGGCGGTCGGTTCCGAGCATCACGGCCGCTTTGGCCTTGTCCAGAACCGCGTCGAATGTTTCACCTCCGTGGGCTTCGGCGCCCACTGCATCGATGCATCGATCGGGGCCGCGCCCCCTGGTCATTTCCATCAGTCGGTCGTAAACACTGTCGACTTCCCCGAAATTCACGGTCTCGGCCTTGCCATGCTCCTTAGCCATCGCGAGCCGCTCTGGCACTCGGTCGATCGCAATGACTCTGCCGGCGCCGAACATCCAGGCGCTCTGAATAGCGAACTGACCCACGGGTCCGCAGCCCCACACGGCCACCGTCTCGCCTTGCTCGATTTCGGCGTTCTCCGCGGCCATGTATCCGGTCGGGAAGATGTCCGACAGAAACAAGACGCGCTCGTCGGGGATGCCATCGGGAATCTTGATCGGGCTGACATCAGCGTAGGGCACCCTAAGATACTCCGCCTGTCCGCCAGCGAAGCCGCCAAGCATGTGCGAGTACCCGAAGAGACCGGCTGGTGAATGGCCCATTACCTTCTTGGCCATGTCCGCGTTGGGATTACTCGTATCGCAAAGAGAGTAGAGCTGCTTCTGACAAAAGAAGCAGCTGCCACATGAGATCGTAAACGGTACAACGATCCGGTCGCCCGGCTTGAGATGCGTGATTGCCCGACCGGTCTCAAGTACCTCGCCCATCGGCTCGTGGCCCAGGATATCTCCCTCTTCCATGGTTTTCATATAAACGTCGAAGAGATGAAGATCCGATCCACAGATGGCGGTAGATGTGACCTTGATGATCACGTCCCGGTCGTCTTCAATCTTGGGGTCAGGTACGTTATCCACGCGAACGTCCGACTTACCGTGCCAGCACAGTGCTCTCATTACGATACTCCCGTCCAAATAGTAGTAACCCCTCAGCCATGTGCACGCGCCGTGCTCGCGTAACTCTGTTCCTTGCTTTCACAAGAGGTACTGCTTCCCACCACGCTGCCAATCGTTTCGGTCGGTTCGC
It encodes the following:
- a CDS encoding alcohol dehydrogenase catalytic domain-containing protein — protein: MRALCWHGKSDVRVDNVPDPKIEDDRDVIIKVTSTAICGSDLHLFDVYMKTMEEGDILGHEPMGEVLETGRAITHLKPGDRIVVPFTISCGSCFFCQKQLYSLCDTSNPNADMAKKVMGHSPAGLFGYSHMLGGFAGGQAEYLRVPYADVSPIKIPDGIPDERVLFLSDIFPTGYMAAENAEIEQGETVAVWGCGPVGQFAIQSAWMFGAGRVIAIDRVPERLAMAKEHGKAETVNFGEVDSVYDRLMEMTRGRGPDRCIDAVGAEAHGGETFDAVLDKAKAAVMLGTDRPHVLREAIMCCRKGGTISVPGVYIGLLDKVPFGAAMNKGITFKTGQTHVARYHKQLLERIEQGEIDPSFVITHRLNLDDAPEAATADPNLR